In Trichomycterus rosablanca isolate fTriRos1 chromosome 4, fTriRos1.hap1, whole genome shotgun sequence, one DNA window encodes the following:
- the rpl34 gene encoding large ribosomal subunit protein eL34 gives MVQRLTYRRRLSYNTSSNRTRLSRTPGNRVVYLYTKKTGKAPKSACGICPGRLRGLRAVRPQVLMRLSKTKKHVSRAYGGSMCAKCVRDRIKRAFLIEEQKIVVKVLKAQAQSQKTK, from the exons ATGGTTCAGCGCCTGACATACCGCCGTAGGCTTTCCTACAACACCAGCTCCAACAGGACCAGGCT GTCCCGAACACCAGGTAACCGTGTTGTATACCTGTACACCAAGAAGACCGGCAAGGCTCCCAAGTCAGCCTGTGGAATCTGCCCTGGTAGACTGCGTGGT CTCCGTGCTGTGAGACCTCAGGTCCTGATGAGGCTCTCTAAAACCAAGAAACATGTAAGCAGAGCCTATGGTGGTTCCATGTGTGCCAAATGTGTGCGTGACAG GATCAAGCGTGCTTTCCTCATTGAGGAGCAGAAGATCGTTGTCAAAGTACTAAAGGCACAGGCACAGAGTCAGAAAACAAAGTAA